The following coding sequences lie in one Haladaptatus sp. DJG-WS-42 genomic window:
- a CDS encoding DUF1616 domain-containing protein, whose translation MSESRTPFPTDLLLVVALTLLADAAILVAGVSGTLRILIGLPLILVLPGYAMVSALYPGRIPEDGAHDRDDPKKGLRKLPGNYGMSGVERIGLSIVASLALVPFVVFVLNFVWALEATPILLGVSALTLVLAVVALVLRLLLPAERQYRPSLGMRTDSASHTGSLGSGRSKIPTIFLAVSLLLVAASAGFAATVPPQSEEFSALYYASVPTGQSAEAPGPFAAGQSAAVPIGINNEEGEDVTYTVVGELQRVEQADNGELQVVEEEELLRQEISVADGENATQNLTVEPTLTGGNLRMAFYLYKGDVPENPSADNAYRSIHRWVTVNGGGDIEPPAATSQQLSTQPVYARPS comes from the coding sequence ATGAGCGAGTCGAGAACGCCGTTTCCGACGGACTTACTGCTGGTCGTGGCGCTGACGCTGCTTGCCGACGCCGCCATCCTCGTCGCGGGCGTGAGTGGCACCCTTCGCATTCTCATTGGGCTGCCACTCATCTTGGTGTTGCCGGGGTATGCGATGGTTTCTGCTCTCTACCCCGGTCGCATCCCTGAAGATGGCGCACACGACCGCGACGACCCGAAAAAAGGACTCCGCAAGCTCCCCGGAAACTACGGGATGAGTGGGGTCGAACGCATTGGACTGTCTATCGTTGCCAGCCTCGCGCTCGTGCCGTTCGTCGTCTTCGTCCTGAACTTTGTGTGGGCGCTCGAAGCCACGCCAATCCTCCTCGGCGTGAGCGCGCTCACGCTCGTGTTGGCGGTGGTGGCGCTCGTGCTTCGCCTCTTGCTCCCCGCAGAACGCCAATATCGTCCGTCGCTCGGGATGCGCACGGATTCGGCAAGCCACACCGGGTCGCTTGGCTCGGGACGCTCGAAAATTCCAACTATCTTCCTCGCGGTCAGCCTGCTGCTGGTCGCCGCAAGCGCCGGGTTCGCGGCGACCGTCCCGCCGCAGTCTGAAGAGTTCTCGGCGCTCTACTACGCCTCCGTGCCGACCGGCCAATCAGCGGAGGCTCCTGGCCCGTTCGCCGCTGGCCAGTCCGCTGCGGTGCCAATCGGCATCAACAACGAAGAAGGTGAAGACGTGACTTACACCGTCGTTGGCGAACTCCAGCGCGTCGAGCAAGCCGACAACGGCGAGTTACAGGTGGTCGAAGAAGAGGAACTCCTCCGCCAAGAGATATCGGTCGCAGACGGTGAGAACGCCACCCAGAACCTCACCGTCGAGCCGACCCTGACCGGCGGCAACCTCCGGATGGCGTTCTACCTCTACAAGGGCGACGTGCCGGAGAACCCGTCTGCTGACAACGCCTACCGGAGCATCCACCGCTGGGTGACGGTAAACGGCGGCGGCGACATCGAGCCGCCCGCGGCCACGTCACAACAGCTATCCACGCAGCCCGTTTACGCACGCCCAAGCTAA
- a CDS encoding nucleotide sugar dehydrogenase, whose amino-acid sequence MNSTVDDLEIQQSAATQNADVTDGATIAVVGLGYVGLPLAVAFDRVGHTVIGFDISEQKVETLNDGTDTTGDLGDDAIAASEVAFTTDPTAINEAEYVTIAVPTPIDDLKNPNLDYVESAARTVGKHMSTGTTVVLESTVYPGATRDVVIPALEDESGLRNGEDFFVGYSPERATPGDEEHGLAQVVKIVSGQNDAVCDDLADLYGTVVDAGIHKAASIETAEAAKAVENVQRDINIALVNELAMIFDKIGLDTHAVLEAAGTKWNFHDYRPGLVGGHCIPVDPFFLAYRAEQEGVSPDLTLTGREVNERMPAHVANQTIKALNESGKVLKDSRILILGLSYKPDVADIRTSKVTEIIEALDEYQIDIAGFDPHADPAAMREAFGIDIQDELDFADVDGVLLTTGHTAFMDIDLGDMVSQMTGTPVVVDVDNFFDPAAAADKEFTFRRV is encoded by the coding sequence ATGAACTCCACAGTTGACGACCTCGAAATCCAACAGTCGGCCGCCACCCAGAATGCGGACGTAACAGACGGTGCGACCATCGCCGTCGTCGGCCTCGGCTACGTTGGCCTCCCACTCGCTGTCGCGTTCGACCGCGTGGGTCACACCGTTATCGGCTTCGACATCAGCGAACAGAAGGTCGAAACCCTGAACGATGGCACGGACACCACTGGCGACCTCGGCGACGACGCAATCGCAGCGAGCGAAGTCGCGTTCACGACCGACCCGACGGCTATCAACGAGGCCGAGTACGTCACGATTGCCGTCCCGACGCCAATCGACGACCTGAAAAATCCGAATCTGGACTACGTCGAGAGCGCCGCGCGCACCGTTGGCAAACACATGTCCACCGGAACGACGGTCGTCCTCGAATCGACGGTCTACCCCGGCGCGACCCGCGACGTCGTCATCCCCGCCCTCGAAGACGAATCCGGTCTTCGCAACGGTGAGGACTTCTTCGTTGGCTACTCCCCAGAACGCGCAACCCCCGGCGACGAAGAACACGGCCTCGCGCAGGTCGTGAAAATCGTCTCCGGCCAGAACGACGCCGTCTGTGACGACCTCGCAGACCTCTACGGCACCGTCGTGGACGCAGGCATCCACAAGGCCGCCTCCATCGAGACCGCAGAGGCCGCAAAGGCCGTCGAGAACGTCCAGCGTGACATCAACATCGCACTCGTGAACGAACTCGCGATGATTTTCGACAAGATTGGCCTCGACACCCACGCGGTGCTCGAAGCCGCCGGGACGAAGTGGAACTTCCACGACTACCGCCCCGGCCTCGTCGGTGGTCACTGCATCCCCGTTGACCCGTTCTTCCTCGCCTACCGCGCAGAACAGGAAGGCGTCTCGCCCGACCTGACGCTCACGGGCCGCGAGGTCAACGAGCGCATGCCCGCTCACGTCGCAAACCAGACCATCAAGGCGCTCAACGAGAGCGGCAAAGTCCTCAAAGACAGCCGCATCCTCATCCTCGGCCTCTCGTACAAGCCGGATGTCGCAGACATCCGCACCTCGAAGGTCACGGAGATAATCGAGGCGCTCGACGAGTACCAAATCGACATCGCCGGGTTCGACCCACACGCGGACCCAGCTGCGATGCGCGAGGCCTTCGGCATCGACATCCAGGACGAACTCGACTTCGCCGACGTCGATGGTGTCCTCCTCACGACCGGTCACACGGCGTTCATGGACATCGACCTCGGTGACATGGTCAGCCAGATGACCGGCACCCCAGTGGTCGTCGACGTGGACAACTTCTTCGACCCAGCGGCTGCGGCTGACAAGGAGTTTACCTTCCGGAGGGTCTGA
- a CDS encoding glycosyltransferase family A protein, which yields MPTVSVVIPTYNRSEEVTHAIDSVLAQTYDDFELLVVDDGSTDDTKEVVTGYDDDRVKFVEHEENQGAPAARNTGIEHAEGEYVAFLDSDDEWLPLKLERQVDYLESKGDDWVAVYCDVDMKTKGTSGPMRSLAASFLSKSDPDTPTEGGDELVEEVLADRLHTSAGSTLMVRTDVARKIEGFDTTFRRFQDPEFLMRVLREGKLAHVAEPLVVRHESGDPPADIVREADEKYLEKFSDVVDDLEAKGHDVRGSHNLVLAKLYLNEGNIMTGLQYFVRSNARTRHYPGILWATQNGIRENGQGKTVLAAGVGLVAVLGLLFVLLAGGSQPEN from the coding sequence ATGCCCACCGTAAGCGTCGTCATTCCAACCTACAACCGCAGCGAAGAGGTGACTCACGCCATCGACAGCGTCCTCGCCCAGACCTACGACGACTTCGAACTACTCGTCGTGGACGACGGCTCGACGGACGACACGAAGGAGGTCGTCACCGGCTACGACGACGACCGCGTAAAATTCGTCGAACACGAGGAAAATCAGGGCGCACCCGCCGCGCGAAACACTGGTATCGAGCACGCGGAGGGCGAATACGTCGCCTTCCTTGATTCTGACGACGAGTGGCTGCCGCTCAAACTCGAACGACAGGTGGACTATCTCGAATCGAAAGGCGACGACTGGGTCGCGGTCTACTGCGACGTGGACATGAAGACGAAAGGCACGAGCGGCCCGATGCGCTCGCTCGCCGCCTCGTTCCTCTCGAAATCCGACCCCGACACCCCGACCGAAGGCGGCGACGAACTCGTCGAAGAGGTGCTCGCAGACCGCCTGCACACGAGCGCGGGTTCGACGCTCATGGTTCGGACGGACGTGGCACGCAAAATCGAGGGCTTCGACACCACCTTCCGGCGGTTCCAAGACCCCGAGTTCCTGATGCGCGTCCTGCGCGAGGGGAAACTCGCCCACGTCGCAGAACCGCTCGTCGTCCGTCACGAATCGGGCGACCCGCCGGCGGACATCGTGCGTGAGGCCGACGAGAAGTACTTAGAGAAATTCTCGGACGTCGTTGACGACTTAGAGGCAAAAGGTCACGATGTGCGCGGGAGCCACAATCTCGTGCTCGCCAAACTCTATCTCAACGAAGGCAACATCATGACCGGCCTCCAGTACTTCGTCCGGTCGAACGCCCGCACCCGCCACTACCCCGGCATCCTCTGGGCGACGCAAAATGGCATCCGCGAGAACGGCCAAGGAAAGACCGTTCTCGCCGCGGGTGTCGGCCTCGTCGCTGTCCTCGGCTTGCTGTTCGTCCTCCTCGCCGGTGGCTCACAGCCTGAAAACTAA
- a CDS encoding glycosyltransferase family 2 protein — protein MYRGHTVGVVVPAYNEEGFVGDVIDEIPEYVDRIYAVDDASADGTWTEIREAAARLNRAEADTARVADGGLAFDRRVVPIQHEINRGAGGALKTGYRRALEDGVDVTSTLDADGQMDPDRLTDLLDPIVAGEADYTKGNRLAEPAFLDAMPRFRLVGNVLLSFLTKIASGYWQIADSQNGYTAISHDALEAVDIQSLYEYYGYCNELLVRLNIHDMRVADVAMPAEYGDEESSIDYTSYIPKVSGMLFRNFLSRLKKKYLVTGFHPLALFYLAGIGTLGLTGIFLLTTLVTLFTAGSAFVAFATTIVTGLFATLFVLLAISFDHAANEHLEVPA, from the coding sequence ATGTATCGGGGGCACACGGTCGGCGTTGTCGTGCCAGCGTACAATGAGGAGGGTTTCGTCGGTGACGTCATCGACGAGATTCCCGAATACGTTGACCGCATCTACGCTGTCGATGACGCCTCCGCAGACGGAACGTGGACGGAGATTCGTGAGGCAGCAGCCCGCCTGAACCGCGCCGAAGCAGATACGGCGCGCGTCGCGGACGGTGGCCTCGCGTTCGACCGTCGTGTCGTCCCGATACAGCACGAAATCAATCGGGGAGCCGGTGGTGCCCTCAAAACGGGCTACCGCCGCGCGCTGGAAGACGGCGTTGACGTGACTTCTACGTTGGACGCCGACGGCCAGATGGACCCCGACCGACTCACCGACCTTCTCGATCCCATCGTTGCCGGAGAGGCAGACTACACGAAAGGAAACCGGCTCGCAGAGCCCGCGTTTCTGGACGCCATGCCTCGCTTTCGGCTCGTCGGAAACGTGCTGCTCTCGTTTCTGACGAAAATTGCGAGTGGCTACTGGCAAATCGCCGATTCACAGAACGGCTACACCGCCATCAGCCACGACGCGCTCGAAGCCGTTGACATTCAAAGCCTCTACGAGTACTACGGCTACTGCAACGAGCTTCTGGTGCGACTCAACATCCACGACATGCGGGTCGCCGACGTGGCGATGCCCGCAGAGTACGGCGATGAGGAGAGTTCCATTGACTACACCAGCTACATCCCGAAGGTGTCTGGCATGTTGTTCCGGAACTTCCTCTCCCGACTCAAGAAAAAATACCTCGTGACGGGCTTTCACCCGCTGGCGCTGTTTTACCTCGCGGGCATCGGCACGCTCGGGTTGACGGGCATTTTCCTGCTCACAACCCTCGTGACCCTGTTTACCGCGGGGTCCGCGTTCGTGGCGTTCGCCACGACCATCGTGACGGGGCTGTTCGCAACGCTGTTCGTCCTGCTTGCGATTAGCTTCGACCACGCCGCAAATGAGCACCTGGAGGTGCCCGCCTGA
- a CDS encoding metal-dependent hydrolase, whose translation MWPWEHLAFAYLLYSLFAHTVYRRSPDGAAAFLVALGSQAPDLVDKPLSWTFGLTPTGHGIMHSILIMGPLLAGALLLTNGRNRRLVAAYTIAHLSHLVGDLIYEPLLLNEPLIVGRVLWPVVSLPAYSTDQGGLIGRAAVYFFRWIHHLATQGLTPLVVFELSLVFGVIALWVYDGAPVLSDMVRYARAD comes from the coding sequence ATGTGGCCGTGGGAACACCTCGCCTTCGCGTACCTGTTGTACTCGCTTTTCGCCCACACCGTCTACCGTCGCTCACCCGACGGTGCCGCGGCGTTCCTCGTCGCGCTGGGCTCACAGGCACCCGACCTCGTCGATAAGCCCCTGAGCTGGACGTTCGGCCTCACGCCGACGGGCCACGGCATCATGCACTCCATCCTCATCATGGGGCCGCTGCTCGCCGGGGCGTTGTTGCTCACGAACGGGCGAAATCGCCGACTGGTGGCGGCGTACACCATCGCACACCTCTCGCACCTCGTGGGCGACCTCATCTACGAGCCACTGCTGCTCAACGAGCCATTAATCGTGGGCAGAGTGCTCTGGCCGGTCGTCTCGCTACCCGCCTACAGCACCGACCAAGGCGGCCTCATCGGCCGGGCCGCGGTGTACTTCTTCCGCTGGATACACCACCTCGCCACCCAGGGGCTCACACCGTTGGTCGTGTTCGAACTCTCGCTCGTATTCGGCGTCATCGCGCTCTGGGTGTACGACGGCGCACCGGTGCTCTCGGACATGGTTCGCTACGCTCGCGCAGACTGA
- a CDS encoding glycosyltransferase, with translation MKALQLVTTPRPFFDQQVEGLESRGISAPVRAIPRPETGGRGPRELLEYVPDVLKASLDGADVVHANFGLTAPFALAQPRRPVVMTFWGTDLMGPTWLQKVSEQCARYADAVVVPSKTLSERLDIEHTVIPFGVDTDLFRPIDRAEAREHLGWDTDETVALFPYETDRDVKDYPRAKRVVSAAEGTVTIKPISGVDYDEMPYYFNASDLVLVTSKRESGPMVVKEAAACNVPVVSTDVGFARDVLEPVANSFVGNTDAELTAAVEKVSAAETRSDGRETIDCLSIDEMTDRLLSVYHDVTCPMAEVRHG, from the coding sequence ATGAAAGCCCTCCAACTCGTCACGACCCCGCGCCCGTTTTTCGACCAGCAAGTTGAGGGCTTAGAATCGCGGGGTATTTCGGCCCCTGTTCGCGCGATTCCCCGGCCCGAAACCGGTGGCCGCGGCCCGCGCGAATTGCTCGAATACGTCCCCGATGTGCTCAAAGCCTCCCTTGATGGCGCAGACGTGGTGCATGCGAACTTCGGCCTCACAGCCCCGTTCGCGCTCGCCCAGCCGCGTCGCCCCGTCGTCATGACGTTTTGGGGCACCGACCTCATGGGGCCGACGTGGCTCCAGAAGGTTTCAGAGCAGTGTGCTCGCTACGCCGACGCGGTGGTCGTGCCCTCGAAGACGCTCTCTGAACGCCTCGACATCGAGCATACAGTGATCCCCTTTGGCGTTGACACAGACCTCTTCCGACCCATCGACCGTGCCGAAGCGCGCGAGCACCTTGGTTGGGACACAGACGAAACCGTGGCGCTGTTTCCGTACGAGACCGACCGCGACGTGAAAGACTACCCACGAGCAAAGCGGGTGGTCTCCGCCGCGGAAGGTACTGTTACCATCAAACCGATTTCAGGAGTTGACTACGACGAGATGCCGTACTATTTCAACGCAAGCGACCTCGTGCTCGTCACCTCGAAACGCGAGAGCGGGCCGATGGTCGTGAAAGAAGCCGCGGCGTGTAACGTGCCCGTGGTCTCGACCGACGTGGGGTTCGCCCGCGACGTGCTCGAACCGGTGGCGAACAGCTTCGTTGGCAACACCGACGCCGAACTCACCGCTGCCGTGGAGAAGGTTTCTGCCGCAGAAACCCGCTCTGACGGCCGTGAGACCATCGACTGTCTGAGCATCGACGAGATGACCGACCGGCTCCTGTCGGTGTATCACGACGTGACCTGCCCGATGGCGGAGGTGCGCCATGGGTAG
- a CDS encoding DUF2206 domain-containing protein, which produces MGRLKRLLAYRHLDKDAAILGLLLAIGLFPLRFFASQIYIKTIPLVLGTACILYLLTLRFEGGDTAGHPTLPVGLSRLLPSIVFTGIAALIMIASLGGGRVSIFFDLSSIIGVLILFQILFAPDEDIRPRWLLAQIVTFAVVLRLSALFTSPGYIGIDIWTHMEQIARPIYEQRSLAAISDDKHYAAPFFHLLVVGVAILFEVSLRDALYLSLGLAMPFAVLLIYSTTRLLVATRWALFAAAIYGVGDYVLEWGLHLIPTSHGLLLFLAVLYAMVRVMQTEHELKDLVLLLFFSMALIMTHQVSSFIMMVVVGSAVVAQIILSLDLFKPDAVRPDAVSFTPAVNLSGLLVFDAGFITFMWSFTPYRGNSFLETVLSYLSRTLGDTAGFLNLASGSGAGSSAGASSGPTLVEQIALYVDTIGFLLLLFVAIVGCLYVLRRERSRHSVFTLLIASVIMLVFVLGLPMFGIRNFIPQRWFAFLYAPLAIMGAIGVRHMSFNLYPKVVVAVMLMFVLIFPGMMIMSSHGAIDNPVFDQDRARLSYTEQELDAVHTVGTMTGRPDSEEIRPNEVIYTDHPYQTVFFRSDTYMADAAVVNDTDPVTHDVVMYRAAQNEEATFFQNYPEGSNTSVAKIRNIPQDRLCRVGMDNLYSNGDVVLCSNGAI; this is translated from the coding sequence ATGGGTAGACTCAAGCGATTGCTGGCCTACCGGCATCTCGACAAGGACGCCGCCATCCTCGGGCTCCTGCTAGCGATTGGGCTGTTCCCGCTGCGCTTTTTCGCCTCCCAAATCTATATCAAGACGATTCCGCTCGTCCTCGGGACGGCGTGTATCCTCTACTTGCTGACGCTGCGCTTCGAAGGCGGCGACACGGCAGGTCACCCGACGTTACCGGTTGGCCTCTCACGACTGCTCCCGAGCATCGTCTTCACCGGTATCGCGGCGCTCATCATGATTGCGTCGCTCGGCGGCGGGCGTGTCTCGATATTCTTCGACCTGTCGAGCATTATCGGGGTGCTCATCCTGTTCCAGATACTGTTCGCCCCGGACGAAGACATCCGCCCGCGGTGGTTGCTCGCCCAGATTGTGACGTTCGCCGTCGTGCTCCGACTCTCCGCGCTGTTCACCTCGCCGGGGTACATCGGCATCGACATCTGGACGCACATGGAGCAGATTGCGCGGCCGATTTACGAACAGCGCAGTCTGGCGGCGATTTCCGATGACAAACACTACGCTGCGCCGTTCTTCCACCTGCTGGTTGTCGGGGTCGCCATCCTGTTCGAGGTGTCGCTGCGCGACGCGCTCTACCTCTCGCTCGGGCTGGCGATGCCGTTTGCCGTGTTGCTCATCTACTCGACGACAAGACTGCTCGTCGCCACCCGCTGGGCGCTGTTCGCCGCCGCCATCTACGGCGTGGGCGACTACGTGCTCGAATGGGGACTGCACCTCATTCCGACGAGCCACGGCCTCCTGCTGTTCCTCGCCGTGCTCTATGCGATGGTACGGGTGATGCAGACTGAACACGAACTCAAAGACCTCGTGTTGCTGTTGTTCTTCAGCATGGCACTCATCATGACCCACCAGGTGTCGTCGTTCATCATGATGGTGGTCGTCGGCTCTGCGGTCGTCGCCCAAATAATCCTAAGCCTCGACCTGTTCAAGCCCGATGCCGTCCGTCCCGACGCGGTGAGCTTCACTCCGGCGGTAAACCTCTCGGGGCTGCTCGTGTTCGACGCCGGGTTCATCACGTTCATGTGGTCGTTCACCCCGTATCGCGGGAACTCGTTCCTCGAAACGGTGTTGAGCTATCTGAGTCGAACGCTCGGTGACACCGCTGGCTTCCTGAACCTTGCGAGCGGTAGCGGAGCGGGAAGCTCTGCCGGAGCCAGTTCTGGCCCGACGCTCGTCGAGCAAATCGCGCTCTACGTGGACACGATTGGCTTCCTCCTCTTGCTGTTTGTCGCAATCGTCGGGTGTCTCTACGTCCTGCGCCGCGAGCGCTCCAGACACTCGGTGTTCACCCTGCTCATCGCGAGCGTCATCATGCTCGTGTTCGTGCTTGGCCTGCCGATGTTCGGGATTCGTAACTTCATCCCACAACGCTGGTTCGCGTTCCTCTACGCACCGCTCGCCATCATGGGTGCAATTGGCGTCCGGCACATGTCCTTTAACCTCTATCCGAAGGTCGTGGTCGCCGTCATGCTCATGTTCGTCCTCATCTTCCCGGGGATGATGATTATGTCGAGCCACGGGGCCATCGACAACCCGGTCTTCGACCAAGACCGTGCTCGGCTCAGCTACACCGAACAGGAACTCGACGCCGTCCACACAGTCGGGACGATGACTGGCCGCCCGGATTCAGAGGAGATTCGCCCGAACGAGGTGATCTACACGGACCATCCGTACCAGACGGTGTTCTTCCGCTCTGACACCTACATGGCCGATGCGGCCGTCGTGAACGATACAGACCCCGTCACCCACGACGTGGTGATGTATCGCGCGGCCCAGAACGAGGAAGCGACGTTCTTCCAGAACTATCCGGAAGGAAGCAACACGAGCGTCGCGAAAATCCGCAACATCCCGCAAGACCGCCTCTGCCGGGTGGGCATGGACAACCTCTACTCGAACGGCGACGTGGTGCTCTGTTCGAACGGGGCGATCTAA
- a CDS encoding HAD family hydrolase translates to MEKALYFDLDGTLLQYGDYSAIVSEAFEQVVDRVDPAWHEIRSNAFFDAFERFDPNPYETGMAAVVEHANLDASAETLAEAWLAAELDATEPTPAAHDLLSELATKYQLGVLTNGVTHVQERKLAHHGLDEYFDTIVCSYDVGAHKPDPAMFEVAKDRLDADAYVMVGDDRDADMRPAVEAGFMPIYVNEGAELPVEVRGLSGLAALAGLFG, encoded by the coding sequence ATGGAGAAAGCCCTGTACTTCGACCTCGACGGAACCCTGCTTCAGTACGGCGACTACTCGGCCATCGTTAGCGAGGCGTTCGAACAAGTGGTTGACCGCGTTGACCCCGCGTGGCACGAGATTCGGAGCAACGCATTCTTCGACGCCTTCGAGCGATTCGACCCAAACCCCTACGAGACGGGGATGGCCGCGGTGGTCGAACACGCGAACCTCGATGCGTCCGCAGAAACGCTTGCAGAGGCGTGGCTTGCGGCCGAGCTCGACGCGACAGAACCAACGCCTGCAGCCCACGACCTGCTCTCGGAGTTGGCAACGAAGTACCAACTCGGCGTGCTCACGAACGGCGTCACCCACGTCCAAGAGCGTAAGCTCGCCCACCACGGCCTCGACGAGTATTTTGATACCATCGTCTGCTCGTACGACGTGGGCGCGCACAAGCCCGACCCGGCGATGTTCGAGGTCGCAAAAGACCGACTCGACGCCGATGCGTACGTCATGGTTGGCGACGACCGCGATGCGGACATGCGCCCGGCTGTCGAGGCAGGATTCATGCCGATTTACGTAAACGAGGGTGCGGAACTGCCGGTGGAGGTTCGCGGTCTCTCAGGGCTTGCCGCGCTCGCGGGGCTGTTCGGATAA
- a CDS encoding DUF354 domain-containing protein, protein MRVMVTIQHPAHVHFFRHAIAELEDDGHEVHVFARDKEMALDLLSRFDIDHEVLAGTGSGLSQLARVQAVYEARLLNRARDIEPDVITAIGGVAAAHVSRLVGAKSLVFYDTEHATIIKGLAYPFAHRIATPDCYRDTIGPHQRRYPSYHELAYLHPDRFEVDESKVPEVAETDDKLVVLRLIEWGASHDMGKGGFDDVEEVVSRLEAAGAEVVITAEGDFPDALAAKQISVAPHEIHHLLGAADLFIGEGATMAAESAVLGTPAVYVNSLTMGYTDELDEAYGLLFNCNGENRHEQALETAVSLLEGDTDWAAKRESLLADKVDTTDVIREQLREVTA, encoded by the coding sequence ATGCGGGTGATGGTTACTATCCAACATCCGGCTCACGTCCACTTCTTCCGCCACGCAATCGCGGAGTTGGAGGACGACGGCCACGAAGTCCACGTCTTCGCCCGCGACAAGGAGATGGCCCTCGACTTGCTCTCCCGCTTCGACATCGACCACGAAGTGCTCGCGGGAACGGGCAGTGGCCTCTCCCAACTCGCCCGCGTGCAAGCCGTCTACGAGGCGCGCCTCCTGAACCGAGCCCGCGACATCGAACCCGACGTCATCACCGCCATCGGCGGGGTGGCGGCGGCCCACGTCTCACGGCTCGTCGGCGCGAAGAGTCTCGTGTTCTACGACACAGAACACGCAACCATCATCAAGGGGCTTGCCTACCCGTTCGCCCACCGCATCGCAACCCCTGATTGCTACCGCGACACGATTGGCCCCCACCAACGGCGCTACCCGAGCTATCACGAACTCGCCTACCTCCACCCCGACCGCTTCGAGGTGGACGAGTCGAAAGTGCCCGAGGTCGCGGAAACCGACGACAAGTTGGTCGTCCTCAGACTCATCGAGTGGGGCGCGTCCCACGACATGGGCAAGGGCGGCTTCGACGATGTCGAAGAAGTCGTCTCACGGCTCGAAGCCGCGGGCGCAGAAGTCGTCATCACCGCAGAGGGCGACTTCCCCGACGCGCTCGCCGCAAAGCAGATTTCGGTGGCTCCCCACGAAATTCACCACCTGCTCGGCGCAGCCGACCTATTTATCGGCGAGGGTGCGACGATGGCCGCCGAAAGTGCGGTGCTCGGCACGCCCGCCGTTTACGTAAACTCCCTCACTATGGGCTACACTGACGAATTAGACGAGGCGTACGGCCTCCTGTTCAACTGCAACGGCGAGAATCGCCACGAGCAGGCACTCGAGACGGCCGTCTCGCTCCTCGAAGGCGACACCGACTGGGCGGCAAAACGCGAATCCCTCCTCGCGGACAAGGTCGATACGACCGACGTCATCCGCGAGCAATTACGCGAGGTGACCGCATGA